TCGCCTAAGGCGGGTTCGATCCCCGCGACCCCCATTGACGTCACTTGATGCGGCTTTTCTTACTAGCTGTTTTGTTGGTTTTGCCGGCATTCTTCGCTGCGGCGGAGGTTTCGCTGCTGCGCTTACGGCCGAGTCGGGTCGAGTTGCTCGTTGAAGAAGGCCATGCAGGGGCCCAGGCGATCCAGCGATTGCAGAGAAGGCTGCGGCGGGCGCTCATGGTGTCTCAGCTTGGAGCCACCTTGGCTTTGGTCTCTCTTGGCTGGGCCGGTCGAGGTTTGGGTGGGCGTCTTTGGTCCGATGGATCGCTCGGTGTGGCTTGGCGGGACGCCTCGTTGTTTGTGCTGATTGTGTTGCTGGCCACATTCCTCGGGGGGCTGTTGCCAAAGGCGTGGGTGCTGAATCGTCCGGAAAAAGCAGCTTTGCGTCTGGCGCCGTTGCTCGAAGTGGTGATGCGCTGTCTGGCGCCGTTGCTCAATCTGCTGGAGGCTGTTGCTGGCTTGCTGATGCGGCTTTTAGGACTAGCGCCCCAATGGGATGTGTTAGTGCCAGCCCTATCAGCTGGTGAGTTGGAAACCCTCGTCGAGTCCGGCCGGGTAACGGGATTGTTCCCTGATGAGCGCAACATTCTTGAGGGGGTTTTTGCGCTTCGGGATACTCAGGTGCGAGAAGTGATGGTGCCGCGTTCCGGCATGGTGACGCTGCCCGCTAGCGTTTGCTTTGCCGAGCTGATGGAGGCGGTGCACCACACTCGTCACGCTCGTTTCCCTGTGATCGGTGAATCTCTCGACGATGTGCGTGGGGTGCTGGACCTGCGGCAGATGGCTGAACCGATTGCGCGGGGACAGCTCGAGTCCAATTCGCCCTTGGAGCCCTATCTCCAACCCGCCGTCCGGGTTTTGGAAACCTCAACCCTGGCCGAGTTGCTTCCCATGATTCGCAGCGGTCAGCCCCTGCTTTTAGTGGTGGATGAGCATGGCGGCACCGAAGGGCTTGTGACCGCCGCTGATCTCACGGGGGAAATTGTTGGCGATGACGTTCAAGACGAAACCGATGAACCGGAATTGCAGGCCGAAGAGGGTCGATCTGGTTCCTGGTTGGTGGCTGGAGAACTTGAGATCTTTGAG
The DNA window shown above is from Synechococcus sp. CC9902 and carries:
- a CDS encoding hemolysin family protein — translated: MRLFLLAVLLVLPAFFAAAEVSLLRLRPSRVELLVEEGHAGAQAIQRLQRRLRRALMVSQLGATLALVSLGWAGRGLGGRLWSDGSLGVAWRDASLFVLIVLLATFLGGLLPKAWVLNRPEKAALRLAPLLEVVMRCLAPLLNLLEAVAGLLMRLLGLAPQWDVLVPALSAGELETLVESGRVTGLFPDERNILEGVFALRDTQVREVMVPRSGMVTLPASVCFAELMEAVHHTRHARFPVIGESLDDVRGVLDLRQMAEPIARGQLESNSPLEPYLQPAVRVLETSTLAELLPMIRSGQPLLLVVDEHGGTEGLVTAADLTGEIVGDDVQDETDEPELQAEEGRSGSWLVAGELEIFELNRQLDLDLPEADDHHTLAGFLLERLQHIPAPGEALSFQGLQFEITVMAGPRIDRVRLILPNLDEVSD